One Haliaeetus albicilla chromosome 11, bHalAlb1.1, whole genome shotgun sequence genomic window carries:
- the ZDHHC16 gene encoding palmitoyltransferase ZDHHC16 isoform X3 — MAGMRSRQRMFAAVMRLLLKCLRLGRRRRRFKLVRQAEQLWHYGHLCLRSLLYNSFTNGDVVLDSLFEPIYWLVDHVTRWFGVTYTPAWICWHLAYGHWNLIMIVFHYYMAITTSPGHPPQTKDDLTGVSICRKCIAPKPARTHHCSICNRCVLKMDHHCPWLNNCVGHYNHRYFFSFCLFMTMGCIYCSISGWEMFRDAYAAIERMKLLEKERLQVAANQTYYQTPPPTFSFHQRAFHKSVVYLWVLCSSVALALGALTVWHAALITRGETSIERHINKKERQRLQKKGKVFRNPYSYGSWDNWKVFLGVDMPRHWLTRVLLPSPHLPHGTGLSWDLPPCVTKQRAPLLAI, encoded by the exons ATGGCAGGGATGAGGAGCCGGCAGCGGATGTTTGCAGCGGTGATGCGCCTGCTCCTCAAGTGTCTGCGGctgggccggcggcggcggcggtttAAGCTGGTGCGGCAGGCGGAGCAGCTGTGGCACTATGGGCACCTCTGCCTCCGCTCCCTGCTCTACAACTCCTTCACCAACGGCGATGTGGTGCTTGACTCCCTCTTCGAGCCCATCTACTGGCTGGTGGACCATGTCACCCGGTGGTTCGGTGTG ACCTACACACCTGCCTGGATCTGCTGGCACCTCGCCTATGGACACTGGAACCTCATCATGATCGTCTTCCACTACTACATGGCCATCACCACCTCACCCGGGCACCCACCACAG ACCAAGGACGATCTCACCGGCGTCTCCATCTGCAGGAAATGCATTGCCCCCAAGCCAGCTCGCACCCACCACTGCAGCATCTGCAACAG gtGCGTGCTGAAGATGGACCACCACTGCC CCTGGCTAAACAACTGTGTAGGACACTACAACCACCGCTActtcttctccttctgcctGTTCATGACCATGGGCTGCATCTACTGCAGCATCAGTGGCTGGGAGATGTTCCGGGATGCCTACGCAGCCATCGAG AGAATGAAACTGCTTGAGAAGGAGAGACTGCAGGTGGCTGCCAACCAG ACGTACTACCAGACCCCGCCACCCACCTTCTCCTTCCACCAGCGAGCTTTCCACAAGAGCGTGGTCTACCTCTGGGTCCTTTGCAG CTCAGTTGCTTTGGCCTTGGGTGCTCTCACAGTGTGGCACGCTGCCCTCATCACCCGTGGGGAAACCAGCATCGAGCGGCACATCAACaagaaggagaggcagagactgcagaagaaaggcaag GTCTTCAGGAACCCTTACAGTTATGGGAGCTGGGATAATTGGAAGGTGTTCCTGGGTGTGGACATGCCAAG GCACTGGCTCACCCGCGTCCTGCTGCCCTCTCCTCACCTGCCCCATGGGACGGGCCTGAGCTGGGACCTGCCTCCTTGTGTGACCAAGCAGCGTGCACCGCTCCTGGCCATCTGA
- the ZDHHC16 gene encoding palmitoyltransferase ZDHHC16 isoform X2: MAGMRSRQRMFAAVMRLLLKCLRLGRRRRRFKLVRQAEQLWHYGHLCLRSLLYNSFTNGDVVLDSLFEPIYWLVDHVTRWFGVVFVALVIGLTSSIVAIVYICLLPLILQTYTPAWICWHLAYGHWNLIMIVFHYYMAITTSPGHPPQTKDDLTGVSICRKCIAPKPARTHHCSICNRCVLKMDHHCPWLNNCVGHYNHRYFFSFCLFMTMGCIYCSISGWEMFRDAYAAIETYYQTPPPTFSFHQRAFHKSVVYLWVLCSSVALALGALTVWHAALITRGETSIERHINKKERQRLQKKGKVFRNPYSYGSWDNWKVFLGVDMPRHWLTRVLLPSPHLPHGTGLSWDLPPCVTKQRAPLLAI; encoded by the exons ATGGCAGGGATGAGGAGCCGGCAGCGGATGTTTGCAGCGGTGATGCGCCTGCTCCTCAAGTGTCTGCGGctgggccggcggcggcggcggtttAAGCTGGTGCGGCAGGCGGAGCAGCTGTGGCACTATGGGCACCTCTGCCTCCGCTCCCTGCTCTACAACTCCTTCACCAACGGCGATGTGGTGCTTGACTCCCTCTTCGAGCCCATCTACTGGCTGGTGGACCATGTCACCCGGTGGTTCGGTGTG GTGTTTGTGGCACTGGTGATTGGGCTGACGAGCTCCATTGTGGCCATCGTGTACATCTGCTTGCTGCCCCTCATCCTGCAGACCTACACACCTGCCTGGATCTGCTGGCACCTCGCCTATGGACACTGGAACCTCATCATGATCGTCTTCCACTACTACATGGCCATCACCACCTCACCCGGGCACCCACCACAG ACCAAGGACGATCTCACCGGCGTCTCCATCTGCAGGAAATGCATTGCCCCCAAGCCAGCTCGCACCCACCACTGCAGCATCTGCAACAG gtGCGTGCTGAAGATGGACCACCACTGCC CCTGGCTAAACAACTGTGTAGGACACTACAACCACCGCTActtcttctccttctgcctGTTCATGACCATGGGCTGCATCTACTGCAGCATCAGTGGCTGGGAGATGTTCCGGGATGCCTACGCAGCCATCGAG ACGTACTACCAGACCCCGCCACCCACCTTCTCCTTCCACCAGCGAGCTTTCCACAAGAGCGTGGTCTACCTCTGGGTCCTTTGCAG CTCAGTTGCTTTGGCCTTGGGTGCTCTCACAGTGTGGCACGCTGCCCTCATCACCCGTGGGGAAACCAGCATCGAGCGGCACATCAACaagaaggagaggcagagactgcagaagaaaggcaag GTCTTCAGGAACCCTTACAGTTATGGGAGCTGGGATAATTGGAAGGTGTTCCTGGGTGTGGACATGCCAAG GCACTGGCTCACCCGCGTCCTGCTGCCCTCTCCTCACCTGCCCCATGGGACGGGCCTGAGCTGGGACCTGCCTCCTTGTGTGACCAAGCAGCGTGCACCGCTCCTGGCCATCTGA
- the ZDHHC16 gene encoding palmitoyltransferase ZDHHC16 isoform X1, with protein sequence MAGMRSRQRMFAAVMRLLLKCLRLGRRRRRFKLVRQAEQLWHYGHLCLRSLLYNSFTNGDVVLDSLFEPIYWLVDHVTRWFGVVFVALVIGLTSSIVAIVYICLLPLILQTYTPAWICWHLAYGHWNLIMIVFHYYMAITTSPGHPPQTKDDLTGVSICRKCIAPKPARTHHCSICNRCVLKMDHHCPWLNNCVGHYNHRYFFSFCLFMTMGCIYCSISGWEMFRDAYAAIERMKLLEKERLQVAANQTYYQTPPPTFSFHQRAFHKSVVYLWVLCSSVALALGALTVWHAALITRGETSIERHINKKERQRLQKKGKVFRNPYSYGSWDNWKVFLGVDMPRHWLTRVLLPSPHLPHGTGLSWDLPPCVTKQRAPLLAI encoded by the exons ATGGCAGGGATGAGGAGCCGGCAGCGGATGTTTGCAGCGGTGATGCGCCTGCTCCTCAAGTGTCTGCGGctgggccggcggcggcggcggtttAAGCTGGTGCGGCAGGCGGAGCAGCTGTGGCACTATGGGCACCTCTGCCTCCGCTCCCTGCTCTACAACTCCTTCACCAACGGCGATGTGGTGCTTGACTCCCTCTTCGAGCCCATCTACTGGCTGGTGGACCATGTCACCCGGTGGTTCGGTGTG GTGTTTGTGGCACTGGTGATTGGGCTGACGAGCTCCATTGTGGCCATCGTGTACATCTGCTTGCTGCCCCTCATCCTGCAGACCTACACACCTGCCTGGATCTGCTGGCACCTCGCCTATGGACACTGGAACCTCATCATGATCGTCTTCCACTACTACATGGCCATCACCACCTCACCCGGGCACCCACCACAG ACCAAGGACGATCTCACCGGCGTCTCCATCTGCAGGAAATGCATTGCCCCCAAGCCAGCTCGCACCCACCACTGCAGCATCTGCAACAG gtGCGTGCTGAAGATGGACCACCACTGCC CCTGGCTAAACAACTGTGTAGGACACTACAACCACCGCTActtcttctccttctgcctGTTCATGACCATGGGCTGCATCTACTGCAGCATCAGTGGCTGGGAGATGTTCCGGGATGCCTACGCAGCCATCGAG AGAATGAAACTGCTTGAGAAGGAGAGACTGCAGGTGGCTGCCAACCAG ACGTACTACCAGACCCCGCCACCCACCTTCTCCTTCCACCAGCGAGCTTTCCACAAGAGCGTGGTCTACCTCTGGGTCCTTTGCAG CTCAGTTGCTTTGGCCTTGGGTGCTCTCACAGTGTGGCACGCTGCCCTCATCACCCGTGGGGAAACCAGCATCGAGCGGCACATCAACaagaaggagaggcagagactgcagaagaaaggcaag GTCTTCAGGAACCCTTACAGTTATGGGAGCTGGGATAATTGGAAGGTGTTCCTGGGTGTGGACATGCCAAG GCACTGGCTCACCCGCGTCCTGCTGCCCTCTCCTCACCTGCCCCATGGGACGGGCCTGAGCTGGGACCTGCCTCCTTGTGTGACCAAGCAGCGTGCACCGCTCCTGGCCATCTGA
- the EXOSC1 gene encoding exosome complex component CSL4 isoform X2: protein MAPPARYCVPGERLCSTEEATAGSGTYTRHGFIFSSLAGCLEKRSEDSGLPVVSVVRDAESQLLPDVGAVVTCKVCSINSRFAKVHILYVGSTPLKSTFRGTIRREDIRATEKDKVEVYKSFRPGDIVLAKVISLGDAQSNYLLSTAENELGVVVARSEAGVQMVPISWCEMQCPRTHTKDFRKVARVQPQFLQT from the exons ATGGCGCCTCCCGCTCGGTACTGCGTCCCCG GCGAGCGGCTGTGCAGCACGGAGGAGGCCACGGCGGGCAGTGGGACTTACACCCGGCACGGCTTCATCTTCTCCTCGCTGGCTGGCTGCCTGGAAAAGAGGAGCGAGGACAGTGGG CTGCCCGTCGTGTCGGTGGTGAGAGATGCCGagtcccagctcctgcctgacGTGGGGGCCGTGGTGACCTGCAAG GTTTGCAGCATTAACTCCCGCTTTGCCAAGGTGCACATCCTGTACGTCGGCTCCACGCCACTGAAATCCACCTTTCGGGGGACCATACG GAGAGAAGATATTCGAGCCACGGAGAAAGATAAG GTAGAAGTGTACAAGAGTTTCCGCCCCGGTGACATAGTCCTGGCCAAAGTC ATCTCCCTGGGGGACGCACAGTCCAACTACCTGCTGAGCACGGCGGAGAACGAGCTGGGCGTGGTGGTGGCACGCAGCGAGGCAG GGGTGCAGATGGTGCCCATCAGCTGGTGCGAGATGCAGTGCCCACGGACACACACCAAGGACTTCCGCAAGGTGGCCCGGGTGCAGCCCCAGTTCCTGCAGACCTAG
- the EXOSC1 gene encoding exosome complex component CSL4 isoform X3, with product MAPPARYCVPGERLCSTEEATAGSGTYTRHGFIFSSLAGCLEKRSEDSGVCSINSRFAKVHILYVGSTPLKSTFRGTIRREDIRATEKDKVEVYKSFRPGDIVLAKVISLGDAQSNYLLSTAENELGVVVARSEAGVQMVPISWCEMQCPRTHTKDFRKVARVQPQFLQT from the exons ATGGCGCCTCCCGCTCGGTACTGCGTCCCCG GCGAGCGGCTGTGCAGCACGGAGGAGGCCACGGCGGGCAGTGGGACTTACACCCGGCACGGCTTCATCTTCTCCTCGCTGGCTGGCTGCCTGGAAAAGAGGAGCGAGGACAGTGGG GTTTGCAGCATTAACTCCCGCTTTGCCAAGGTGCACATCCTGTACGTCGGCTCCACGCCACTGAAATCCACCTTTCGGGGGACCATACG GAGAGAAGATATTCGAGCCACGGAGAAAGATAAG GTAGAAGTGTACAAGAGTTTCCGCCCCGGTGACATAGTCCTGGCCAAAGTC ATCTCCCTGGGGGACGCACAGTCCAACTACCTGCTGAGCACGGCGGAGAACGAGCTGGGCGTGGTGGTGGCACGCAGCGAGGCAG GGGTGCAGATGGTGCCCATCAGCTGGTGCGAGATGCAGTGCCCACGGACACACACCAAGGACTTCCGCAAGGTGGCCCGGGTGCAGCCCCAGTTCCTGCAGACCTAG
- the EXOSC1 gene encoding exosome complex component CSL4 isoform X1, which yields MAPPARYCVPGSAGSGHCGRGAGKGRPGAVRSLGPPGAGPGRTAPWQRRPLSSCPVGERLCSTEEATAGSGTYTRHGFIFSSLAGCLEKRSEDSGLPVVSVVRDAESQLLPDVGAVVTCKVCSINSRFAKVHILYVGSTPLKSTFRGTIRREDIRATEKDKVEVYKSFRPGDIVLAKVISLGDAQSNYLLSTAENELGVVVARSEAGVQMVPISWCEMQCPRTHTKDFRKVARVQPQFLQT from the exons ATGGCGCCTCCCGCTCGGTACTGCGTCCCCG GATCGGCCGGGAGCGGGCACTGTGGCCGGGGTGCAGGCAAGGGCAGGCCTGGGGCGGTGCGGAGCCTGGGACCCCCGGGAGCGGGACCTGGACGCACGGCGCCCTGGCAGCGTCGTCCCCTGAGCTCCTGTCCCGTAGGCGAGCGGCTGTGCAGCACGGAGGAGGCCACGGCGGGCAGTGGGACTTACACCCGGCACGGCTTCATCTTCTCCTCGCTGGCTGGCTGCCTGGAAAAGAGGAGCGAGGACAGTGGG CTGCCCGTCGTGTCGGTGGTGAGAGATGCCGagtcccagctcctgcctgacGTGGGGGCCGTGGTGACCTGCAAG GTTTGCAGCATTAACTCCCGCTTTGCCAAGGTGCACATCCTGTACGTCGGCTCCACGCCACTGAAATCCACCTTTCGGGGGACCATACG GAGAGAAGATATTCGAGCCACGGAGAAAGATAAG GTAGAAGTGTACAAGAGTTTCCGCCCCGGTGACATAGTCCTGGCCAAAGTC ATCTCCCTGGGGGACGCACAGTCCAACTACCTGCTGAGCACGGCGGAGAACGAGCTGGGCGTGGTGGTGGCACGCAGCGAGGCAG GGGTGCAGATGGTGCCCATCAGCTGGTGCGAGATGCAGTGCCCACGGACACACACCAAGGACTTCCGCAAGGTGGCCCGGGTGCAGCCCCAGTTCCTGCAGACCTAG